A section of the Acidobacterium capsulatum ATCC 51196 genome encodes:
- a CDS encoding response regulator transcription factor — protein sequence MQVLLVDDDGALTRFLERGLAEEGYTVTSAADGEAALELLEAMLPDLVVLDLNLPRRDGTEVLAALRARHAEVPVLVLTGRSEVASRVRCLDLGADDCLLKPFSLAELKARCRALLRRRGGTAHLVLRHEDLEVNRVEHTVQRGGREVALTRTEYALLECLMLHRGRPVSRARLLEEVWHESAENGTNIVDVYVNYLRRKLGDEGPAPLIQTVRGLGYAVGMPVARRETFWTHA from the coding sequence TTGCAAGTACTGCTGGTGGATGACGACGGAGCGCTGACGCGGTTTCTGGAGCGCGGTCTGGCCGAGGAAGGATATACGGTGACGTCGGCGGCCGATGGCGAGGCGGCGCTGGAGCTGCTCGAAGCAATGCTGCCCGACCTGGTGGTGCTCGATCTGAACCTGCCCCGGCGGGATGGAACCGAGGTGCTGGCGGCCTTGCGGGCACGGCACGCGGAGGTTCCGGTGCTGGTGCTGACCGGGCGCAGCGAGGTGGCCTCGCGAGTGCGCTGTCTGGACCTGGGCGCGGACGATTGCCTGCTGAAGCCTTTTTCGCTGGCCGAGTTGAAGGCGCGCTGCCGGGCGCTCTTGCGCAGGCGCGGAGGGACAGCGCACCTGGTGCTGCGCCATGAAGATCTCGAAGTCAACCGCGTGGAGCACACGGTACAGCGGGGAGGACGCGAGGTTGCGTTGACCCGCACCGAATATGCGCTGCTCGAATGCCTGATGCTGCATCGGGGCCGGCCTGTTTCGCGGGCGCGGCTGCTTGAGGAGGTCTGGCACGAGAGCGCGGAGAATGGCACCAACATCGTGGATGTCTATGTGAATTATCTGCGGCGCAAGCTGGGTGACGAAGGACCGGCGCCACTGATCCAGACGGTGCGCGGGTTGGGCTATGCCGTGGGCATGCCGGTGGCGCGGCGCGAGACGTTCTGGACCCATGCATAA
- a CDS encoding sigma-54 dependent transcriptional regulator, with amino-acid sequence MAAGSAAMGTGNGHAGMLAAWNGGRSGQDVQQMPRTPQPRTAVLASADLSFRTRVREALTGLRWEVQEAQGGAEALAYLEARPCEAMIVDTWLPDLEIQEFLAECEKRHPQTDLIAVDDPGPERGPERTQARSPRRNEVLLALRRGQDADHEPQGDGASWNGMPEMTPVHDRTVVREEIFVRGTAVVEATRPGAEPGPGTVRLPELIGEAPAMLEVSRRIRLVAPRAATVLVQGPTGSGKELVARAIHRLSPRANRRLVALNCAAIPDTLLEAELFGHTRGAFTGAVQGRIGRIEAADGGTLFLDEIGEMPLALQAKLLRFLETGEVQRIGDNDPIRVDVRIVAATHRSLAEMVKAGSFRADLYYRLAVFLIRTPGLGERPEDLPLLVERLLARMAEQAPVRRLSAEAMERLRQHAWPGNVRELQHVLERAAILAAESPEIGAAEIEFGETF; translated from the coding sequence ATGGCAGCAGGCAGCGCGGCAATGGGTACGGGGAACGGCCATGCAGGAATGCTGGCGGCATGGAACGGCGGGCGTTCCGGTCAGGATGTTCAGCAGATGCCTCGAACACCGCAGCCACGGACAGCGGTGTTGGCCAGCGCCGATCTCTCGTTTCGGACGCGAGTGCGCGAGGCGCTGACCGGCTTGCGCTGGGAGGTGCAGGAGGCGCAGGGCGGCGCGGAGGCGCTGGCTTATCTGGAAGCTCGTCCCTGCGAAGCCATGATTGTAGACACCTGGCTGCCGGATCTGGAGATCCAGGAGTTTCTCGCCGAATGCGAAAAGCGTCATCCGCAGACTGATTTGATTGCGGTCGATGATCCGGGGCCGGAGAGGGGCCCGGAGAGAACGCAGGCGCGCAGCCCCCGCCGCAACGAAGTCCTGCTGGCGCTGCGGCGCGGGCAGGACGCGGACCACGAGCCCCAGGGGGATGGCGCGAGCTGGAACGGCATGCCGGAGATGACGCCGGTGCATGACCGGACGGTAGTGCGCGAGGAGATCTTTGTACGAGGCACGGCGGTGGTGGAGGCTACGCGGCCCGGAGCGGAGCCGGGTCCCGGCACTGTGCGGTTGCCCGAGTTGATCGGCGAGGCGCCTGCGATGCTGGAGGTCAGCCGGCGTATCCGCCTGGTGGCGCCCCGGGCGGCGACGGTTCTGGTGCAGGGTCCGACGGGTTCGGGCAAAGAGCTGGTGGCGCGGGCCATTCACCGTCTGAGTCCGCGGGCCAATCGCCGTCTGGTGGCGCTCAATTGCGCGGCCATTCCGGACACGCTGCTCGAGGCCGAGCTCTTCGGCCACACGCGGGGCGCATTCACCGGTGCGGTGCAGGGCCGCATCGGCCGCATTGAGGCCGCCGATGGAGGCACACTCTTTCTGGATGAGATCGGCGAAATGCCGCTGGCGCTGCAGGCCAAGCTGCTGCGCTTTCTGGAGACCGGCGAGGTGCAGCGTATCGGCGACAACGATCCGATCCGGGTGGACGTTCGCATTGTCGCGGCGACGCATCGTTCGCTGGCGGAGATGGTCAAGGCCGGGAGCTTTCGCGCTGACCTCTACTACCGGCTTGCGGTCTTTCTGATTCGCACGCCCGGCTTGGGGGAGCGCCCCGAAGACCTGCCGCTGCTGGTGGAGCGGCTGCTGGCGCGCATGGCCGAGCAGGCTCCGGTGCGGCGGCTCAGCGCCGAAGCCATGGAGCGGCTGCGGCAGCATGCCTGGCCGGGCAATGTGCGCGAGTTGCAGCACGTGCTGGAGCGGGCCGCGATTCTGGCCGCCGAGAGCCCTGAGATCGGCGCGGCGGAGATTGAGTTCGGCGAAACATTCTGA
- a CDS encoding flagellar basal body rod protein FlgB gives MQITTPLADELAHYLDLSALELKVTAQNMANVDTPGYRTVGFNFAAAMQQSVESLEERRIDRERTIAATHGLNGDGSQGAFAAMDAASYAEPLLPASDAVALHRVGGLLERPDGNDVSVDREGMNMAKAQLQFNMGMELLRQEYTRVMDAIHVDK, from the coding sequence ATGCAGATTACGACTCCATTGGCCGATGAACTGGCCCACTATCTGGACTTATCGGCGCTGGAGCTGAAAGTAACAGCGCAAAATATGGCGAACGTAGATACGCCGGGTTACCGTACGGTGGGCTTCAACTTCGCCGCGGCCATGCAGCAGTCGGTCGAGAGCCTGGAGGAACGCCGTATCGATCGGGAGCGGACGATTGCGGCCACGCACGGGTTGAACGGCGATGGAAGCCAGGGAGCTTTTGCCGCCATGGATGCGGCTTCGTATGCGGAACCATTGCTGCCGGCAAGCGATGCGGTGGCACTGCATCGCGTAGGAGGATTGCTGGAGCGCCCGGATGGCAACGATGTGTCCGTCGATCGCGAGGGCATGAACATGGCCAAAGCGCAGTTGCAGTTCAACATGGGCATGGAGCTGCTGCGGCAGGAGTACACCCGCGTGATGGATGCCATTCACGTGGATAAGTAG
- the flgC gene encoding flagellar basal body rod protein FlgC produces MNLLGLLDVSGSALEAERIRAEVVAANMANANTTRTASGGPYLRKEVVFSSQAPEPGAFANQFADQFAGGAEAPVSLQAMAGGMAEPQVGGVRVSAVLTDKNAILKRYDPSHPDADKQGYVSYPEINPVTEMVDLMSATRSYGLNSSAVQATKNMINSALEILKA; encoded by the coding sequence ATGAATCTGCTGGGATTACTGGATGTCAGTGGTTCGGCGCTCGAGGCTGAGCGCATTCGTGCCGAGGTGGTGGCGGCCAACATGGCCAATGCCAACACGACGCGGACCGCAAGCGGAGGGCCGTATTTGCGCAAGGAGGTCGTCTTTTCCTCCCAGGCGCCGGAGCCGGGGGCCTTTGCCAATCAGTTTGCCGACCAGTTTGCGGGCGGCGCCGAGGCGCCGGTTTCCCTGCAGGCAATGGCCGGAGGCATGGCCGAGCCGCAGGTGGGCGGGGTGCGGGTCTCGGCCGTGCTGACGGACAAGAACGCGATCCTGAAGCGCTATGACCCGAGCCATCCGGACGCGGACAAGCAGGGATATGTGAGTTATCCGGAGATCAATCCCGTCACCGAAATGGTGGATCTGATGAGCGCCACGCGCAGCTATGGGCTGAACAGCTCGGCCGTGCAGGCGACGAAGAACATGATCAATTCGGCGCTGGAAATTTTGAAGGCCTGA
- the fliE gene encoding flagellar hook-basal body complex protein FliE: MQSIAAIAQAVTGQDSHMLSSLSGVGGGASPAPFAGFLKGALTSMNALEQRASTATQGLLMGTGVDVSQAMIATQKADTAFEFALAVHSKAVSAYQQVMNLQF; encoded by the coding sequence ATGCAGTCTATTGCCGCGATTGCTCAGGCCGTAACGGGCCAGGATTCACACATGCTCAGCAGCCTCTCGGGAGTGGGAGGCGGTGCCTCTCCGGCGCCGTTTGCCGGCTTTCTGAAAGGCGCTCTCACCAGCATGAACGCGCTCGAACAGCGGGCCTCGACCGCCACGCAGGGATTGTTGATGGGCACCGGCGTCGATGTCTCCCAGGCCATGATCGCCACCCAGAAGGCCGACACGGCCTTTGAGTTCGCGCTCGCGGTGCATAGCAAGGCGGTGTCGGCCTACCAGCAGGTGATGAACCTGCAGTTCTAG
- the fliF gene encoding flagellar basal-body MS-ring/collar protein FliF, with the protein MAETKPLAKSLEGQLRGAATGFTAWVRQLTPAQRMRWGGLAALGVALLAGLFWYGTRTDWRTLYAGLNPDDARTMAGQLTTAGIPFEVSPDGTALEVPAPDLDKARLTVTAGGGPSSGRMGFALFDKPNWVGSDFDEQVNYQRALEGELEQTIDTLEDVRSSRVNLVMPHDSLFTSEQRAAKASVVLRLKHRTLSEEEAQAIRNLVAAAVDGLTPANVVLVSANGEDQFGAHGQNALELAQEQALTQQVIGTLQPVAGLGNVHAAVHMDFDTATTSETDEIYNPNQTATLSMQRSTQSTGSQPVAAGVPGAASNAPNSNATGKPPLYPPQATGQQNSQEESSTYGVSKKIEHRAQGPGKLNRLTVAVVLNEPWVMQGKKKVWQPRSAAEMQRLTQLVQAAVGYNQARGDIVTVEQMPFDTGSDTPLSLQERVQSWMRMASPLLRPAALLLGILLVVLMVFRPMLKAASSSGKALPAGVSVKAVIGDTTAEGLAELPQADRQQLQAQAIYERVAERVNKEPAQSARLLQSWIHSE; encoded by the coding sequence ATGGCGGAGACGAAACCATTGGCGAAGTCCCTCGAGGGACAATTGCGCGGCGCTGCTACCGGCTTCACGGCATGGGTACGGCAGTTAACGCCGGCGCAGCGGATGCGCTGGGGCGGGCTCGCTGCCCTGGGGGTGGCGCTGCTGGCTGGATTGTTCTGGTATGGGACCCGCACCGACTGGCGCACGTTGTATGCGGGGCTGAATCCCGATGATGCCCGGACGATGGCCGGGCAGTTGACCACGGCCGGTATTCCCTTCGAGGTTTCACCCGACGGCACAGCGCTCGAAGTGCCCGCGCCGGATCTCGACAAGGCGCGTTTGACGGTGACGGCTGGCGGTGGCCCCAGCAGCGGCCGCATGGGCTTTGCGCTCTTCGACAAGCCGAACTGGGTCGGCTCCGATTTTGATGAGCAGGTCAACTATCAGCGAGCGCTCGAGGGGGAGCTGGAGCAGACCATCGACACGCTGGAAGACGTGCGCTCTTCGCGGGTAAATCTGGTGATGCCGCATGATTCGCTCTTCACCTCAGAGCAGCGGGCTGCCAAGGCATCGGTGGTGCTGAGATTGAAGCACAGGACTCTGTCAGAAGAAGAGGCGCAAGCGATTCGCAATCTCGTGGCGGCGGCCGTCGATGGACTGACTCCGGCCAATGTGGTGCTGGTGTCGGCCAATGGAGAAGACCAGTTTGGCGCGCATGGACAGAATGCCCTGGAGTTGGCGCAGGAGCAGGCTTTGACGCAGCAGGTGATCGGCACGCTGCAGCCGGTTGCCGGGCTCGGCAATGTGCATGCCGCGGTTCATATGGACTTTGACACGGCGACGACCAGCGAGACGGACGAGATTTATAACCCCAACCAGACAGCGACGCTCTCGATGCAGCGCAGCACGCAGAGCACCGGCAGCCAGCCGGTAGCGGCGGGTGTACCGGGCGCGGCCAGCAATGCACCCAACAGCAACGCGACGGGCAAGCCGCCTCTGTATCCTCCACAGGCGACCGGCCAGCAGAACAGCCAGGAGGAGAGCAGCACATATGGCGTCAGCAAGAAGATTGAGCATCGCGCGCAGGGCCCGGGCAAGCTGAACCGGCTGACGGTTGCTGTCGTGCTGAATGAGCCGTGGGTGATGCAGGGCAAGAAGAAGGTCTGGCAGCCGCGTTCGGCGGCCGAGATGCAGCGGCTGACGCAACTGGTGCAGGCGGCCGTCGGGTATAACCAGGCGCGCGGCGACATCGTGACCGTCGAACAGATGCCCTTTGACACGGGCAGCGATACGCCGCTGAGCCTTCAGGAGCGTGTGCAGTCCTGGATGCGCATGGCCTCGCCGCTGCTGCGTCCCGCGGCGCTGCTGCTGGGCATCCTGCTGGTGGTGCTGATGGTCTTCCGCCCCATGCTCAAGGCGGCCTCATCCTCTGGCAAGGCGTTGCCAGCCGGTGTCTCGGTCAAGGCTGTGATTGGAGACACCACGGCCGAGGGGCTGGCGGAGCTTCCGCAGGCCGACCGGCAGCAGTTGCAGGCGCAGGCTATCTATGAGCGCGTGGCAGAACGAGTCAACAAGGAACCGGCGCAGTCGGCCCGACTGCTCCAGAGCTGGATACACAGCGAATGA
- the fliG gene encoding flagellar motor switch protein FliG — MSQETNPQALAVNEKPASTAPAKPAPLKVPGVRKAAIFLVAVGDELARKLMQQLPENDVQRLTEEIADLRGVTPEVSAAVVEEFHEMQETQRFMVHGGVDYAQKLLIDAFGKQRAEDLMALVRRAQEANQGNLAMLERVDPQHLGKFLEGEHPQTVALVLAHLDPRRASSVLENLDPEHRVAAVRRLAGMRDFSPELAQKIALILHRRSENVGETSRKSYSGFKAVADLLNRVPADQSKLILEKIEEDDPEMALGVRNLMFTFEDLVTVPATSMREIVSAVDKKKLAVALRGAREDLRAHFFRAMSSRAVEMLKEDMEVMGPVRGREVAAVQQEILNLARKLEADGKIVLKVEAGDDLVM; from the coding sequence ATGAGCCAAGAGACCAATCCGCAGGCGCTTGCCGTCAACGAAAAGCCCGCATCCACTGCTCCGGCAAAACCGGCTCCTCTGAAGGTGCCGGGCGTCCGCAAGGCCGCGATTTTTCTGGTGGCCGTGGGCGATGAACTGGCTCGCAAGCTGATGCAGCAGTTGCCGGAGAACGACGTCCAGCGACTGACGGAGGAGATTGCCGACCTGCGCGGTGTGACGCCGGAGGTTTCTGCCGCCGTCGTCGAAGAGTTTCACGAGATGCAGGAGACGCAGCGGTTCATGGTGCACGGGGGCGTGGACTATGCGCAGAAGCTGCTGATCGACGCCTTCGGCAAGCAGCGCGCCGAGGATCTGATGGCGCTGGTGCGGCGCGCGCAGGAGGCGAACCAGGGCAATCTCGCGATGCTCGAGAGAGTGGATCCGCAACATCTGGGGAAGTTTCTCGAAGGCGAGCATCCGCAGACGGTGGCGCTGGTGCTGGCGCATCTGGATCCGCGCCGGGCTTCGAGCGTGCTTGAGAATCTGGACCCCGAGCATCGCGTAGCCGCGGTGCGCCGCCTGGCCGGGATGCGCGATTTTTCGCCGGAGCTGGCGCAGAAGATCGCACTCATTCTGCACCGCCGTTCTGAGAATGTGGGCGAAACCAGCCGCAAGTCGTATTCGGGATTCAAGGCGGTGGCCGATCTGCTGAATCGCGTGCCGGCCGATCAGTCCAAGCTGATTCTCGAGAAGATTGAAGAGGATGATCCGGAGATGGCGCTGGGCGTGCGGAACCTGATGTTCACCTTTGAGGATCTGGTGACGGTTCCGGCGACCAGCATGCGCGAGATTGTGTCGGCGGTGGACAAGAAGAAGCTGGCGGTCGCGTTGCGCGGAGCACGCGAAGATTTGCGGGCGCACTTCTTCCGAGCCATGTCGTCCCGGGCCGTCGAGATGCTCAAGGAAGACATGGAAGTGATGGGTCCGGTGCGTGGCCGCGAGGTCGCTGCGGTGCAGCAGGAAATTCTGAATCTTGCGCGCAAGCTCGAAGCCGACGGGAAGATTGTGCTGAAGGTCGAGGCCGGAGACGATCTGGTGATGTAG
- a CDS encoding FliH/SctL family protein, with the protein MRKSNTPFGDGPGATASRKMEFGHEGSRSGARVEPLRYFSLGEEEEAETAEFAEAEPEAHSESEKAREQLAAREAEWMARAEAIRKEAYAAGRASAEGEREAALRQMSGQWEKAVHQFLGERDRYFARVEREVVELALAIAARILQREAQLDPLLLSGAVRVALGQLGETTSVRLRVPVSAHALWSETLRLMPNLPVYPELVADSEMQEGDAVLETRLGRVDLGVRAQLKEIERGFFDLLSHREPSPGVQPRAHGQH; encoded by the coding sequence ATGAGGAAGAGCAATACACCTTTCGGCGACGGGCCGGGAGCCACGGCATCCCGGAAGATGGAATTTGGCCACGAGGGCTCACGGTCAGGCGCCCGGGTCGAGCCGCTGCGGTACTTCTCGTTAGGGGAGGAAGAAGAGGCAGAGACGGCCGAGTTTGCTGAGGCCGAGCCGGAGGCTCACTCCGAATCGGAGAAAGCGCGTGAGCAGTTGGCTGCCAGGGAGGCCGAATGGATGGCGCGGGCCGAGGCAATTCGCAAAGAGGCCTATGCCGCCGGACGCGCTTCGGCCGAGGGAGAACGCGAGGCTGCGCTTCGTCAGATGTCCGGCCAGTGGGAGAAGGCTGTGCATCAGTTCCTGGGCGAGCGCGACCGGTATTTTGCGAGGGTCGAGCGCGAGGTCGTGGAGCTTGCGCTGGCGATTGCGGCGCGCATTCTGCAGCGCGAGGCGCAACTCGATCCACTGTTGCTCTCTGGCGCCGTGCGCGTTGCGCTCGGTCAGCTCGGAGAGACAACTTCGGTCCGGCTGCGGGTGCCGGTCTCCGCGCATGCCCTATGGTCTGAGACATTGCGGCTGATGCCGAATCTGCCGGTCTATCCAGAACTGGTCGCCGACAGCGAGATGCAGGAAGGCGATGCCGTGCTCGAGACACGCCTGGGGCGGGTCGATCTTGGCGTGCGCGCGCAACTCAAGGAGATTGAGCGGGGCTTCTTTGATCTTCTGTCGCATCGCGAGCCTTCGCCTGGAGTGCAGCCGCGCGCCCATGGCCAGCATTGA
- a CDS encoding FliI/YscN family ATPase: MASIEAESGERPVELLSSYANRLRTRSPWRWEGKVIEAVGQTVESAGPLCSVGECCEIVDSEGEVHLAEAIGFRGANLITMPVESSSGIRYGDTVAALGVQPSIDVGEGLIGRVLNALGQPLDRAGSLRATDALPLERAVPHPLDRTPIRMPLGTGIRAIDSMLTVGRGQRVGIFGGSGVGKSTLIGMMTRNSDADVIVVGLVGERGREVGEFLEDSLGPEGRKRSVVVVSTSDQTPLLRMRAALAATTVAEYFADQGKHVLLVLDSLTRFAMAAREVGLAAGEPPTAKGYTPSVFSRLAQLVERAGQFREGSITAFYTVLMEGDDQQDTLVDAVRSYLDGHVVLSRTLASQGWYPPIELLDSISRLMPSVASGEHRGAAATVRRMLAAYARSEDLVRIGAYKAGTDPELDDALRTREAVRAFLMQDAGEAVSFAEAREGLIRLSEGMRR; this comes from the coding sequence ATGGCCAGCATTGAGGCAGAGAGTGGAGAGCGTCCCGTGGAGCTATTGAGCAGCTATGCCAACCGGTTGCGCACCCGTTCCCCCTGGCGGTGGGAGGGCAAGGTCATCGAGGCTGTGGGGCAAACGGTGGAGTCGGCCGGCCCGCTCTGCTCCGTGGGCGAGTGTTGCGAGATTGTCGATAGCGAAGGCGAAGTGCATCTGGCCGAGGCGATCGGGTTTCGCGGAGCGAACCTCATCACGATGCCTGTGGAGTCAAGCAGTGGCATTCGTTACGGGGATACGGTAGCGGCCCTTGGGGTGCAACCCTCGATCGATGTGGGAGAAGGGCTGATTGGCCGTGTTCTCAATGCGCTCGGGCAGCCCCTTGATCGCGCGGGCTCCTTGCGTGCCACCGATGCGCTTCCGCTGGAGCGCGCAGTCCCTCATCCGCTGGACCGCACGCCCATTCGCATGCCGTTAGGTACGGGCATTCGTGCGATCGATTCGATGCTCACGGTGGGCCGCGGGCAGCGCGTGGGCATCTTTGGCGGCTCCGGCGTGGGCAAGAGCACGCTGATCGGCATGATGACGCGCAACAGCGACGCGGATGTCATCGTGGTCGGGCTGGTGGGAGAGCGTGGCCGTGAGGTGGGGGAGTTTCTGGAAGACAGCCTGGGCCCGGAGGGACGGAAGCGGTCTGTCGTGGTGGTCTCCACATCGGACCAGACACCGCTGCTGCGGATGCGCGCGGCCCTGGCCGCCACGACGGTCGCGGAATATTTTGCGGATCAGGGCAAGCACGTGTTGCTGGTGCTTGACTCGCTCACGCGCTTTGCCATGGCCGCGCGCGAAGTCGGCTTGGCCGCCGGGGAGCCGCCCACGGCCAAGGGTTATACGCCGTCGGTCTTCAGCCGCCTGGCGCAACTGGTGGAACGTGCCGGACAGTTTCGCGAAGGCAGCATCACTGCGTTTTATACCGTCCTGATGGAAGGCGATGACCAGCAGGATACGCTGGTCGATGCCGTGCGATCGTATCTGGACGGCCATGTCGTGCTGTCGCGCACGCTGGCCTCGCAGGGATGGTATCCGCCCATTGAATTGCTGGACTCGATCAGCCGTCTGATGCCGTCTGTGGCCTCGGGCGAGCATCGCGGCGCGGCAGCTACGGTGCGGCGGATGCTCGCGGCCTATGCGCGGTCAGAAGATCTGGTGCGGATTGGCGCGTACAAGGCGGGTACAGATCCGGAACTGGATGATGCCCTGCGGACACGGGAAGCGGTTCGCGCCTTTCTGATGCAGGATGCCGGCGAGGCGGTGAGTTTTGCTGAGGCGCGGGAAGGACTGATCCGCCTGTCCGAAGGCATGCGGCGATGA
- a CDS encoding flagellar hook-length control protein FliK: MPPNGVHASSVEGKAANKTTVPAGMVQASDPSLQPAEAALPQSEGAGNAGAVADAGAVADAGAVAGPAKALSAALMLTGSSGGLSGAAAHGGKPADKVVATGGLVSSLAVSGAPMTALHPGAVATPTSPQGSGGGGNPAPVAVSNPYARLDEASAPAVLHASPQQMTVAVHDASLGSLQVQVQSVNGQLAASLATATTAAHTQLSGHLASLSGYLHDQRVDVARVTVAPQSFSGQPGNGQGGGPQSGGSGGQPQQQSYAPPASMPLRGPQSRVSAGSAPASAASPRAAISSASSIDLHA; this comes from the coding sequence GTGCCGCCCAATGGAGTGCATGCCTCTTCGGTCGAAGGGAAAGCCGCAAATAAAACAACTGTACCGGCGGGTATGGTGCAGGCATCGGATCCCAGCCTGCAACCGGCCGAAGCGGCGCTCCCGCAATCAGAAGGCGCTGGCAATGCTGGCGCCGTTGCGGATGCTGGCGCCGTTGCGGATGCGGGTGCCGTTGCGGGGCCAGCGAAGGCGCTGTCTGCCGCGCTGATGTTGACGGGTAGTAGCGGGGGATTATCCGGTGCGGCGGCGCATGGCGGTAAGCCCGCCGATAAAGTTGTGGCAACGGGCGGACTCGTCTCTTCGCTCGCTGTCTCCGGCGCGCCGATGACGGCGCTGCATCCCGGCGCGGTGGCGACGCCAACCTCGCCGCAAGGCTCCGGCGGGGGCGGCAATCCGGCTCCGGTGGCGGTGAGCAATCCTTATGCGCGGCTCGATGAAGCGAGCGCCCCGGCGGTGCTGCATGCGAGTCCGCAGCAGATGACGGTTGCCGTGCACGATGCTTCGCTCGGCAGTCTGCAGGTGCAGGTGCAATCCGTCAATGGACAGCTTGCCGCCAGCCTGGCGACGGCGACTACGGCCGCGCATACGCAGTTGAGCGGACATCTGGCTTCGCTGTCCGGTTATTTGCATGATCAGCGCGTGGACGTGGCGCGCGTGACGGTGGCCCCGCAGAGTTTCTCCGGCCAGCCGGGCAACGGCCAGGGCGGCGGTCCGCAGAGCGGAGGCAGTGGCGGTCAGCCGCAGCAGCAAAGCTATGCGCCTCCTGCGTCTATGCCTCTCCGCGGGCCGCAGTCGCGAGTCTCTGCCGGGAGTGCACCGGCCTCGGCGGCATCCCCGCGCGCAGCAATCAGCAGCGCTTCTTCGATCGATCTTCACGCCTGA
- a CDS encoding flagellar hook capping FlgD N-terminal domain-containing protein has protein sequence MIHMQLPMLGGLLSKKEAPGQASATLPPSVGKTSAEATSGSGGSSGSGSSGNSTATSGITSNDFLTLLVAEMKNQDPTSNTDPNQYIDQLVQVNSLQQLISINQELAPSSSTQSSGSGSGSGSGASTPPVAASQPARTPAVSAGAGLAARRGVPSGAVSAQAQIAASAARVAQALTPPADAAGASDSGNTNASQIRKFSLAARGGLAMQP, from the coding sequence ATGATTCATATGCAATTGCCAATGCTGGGAGGATTGCTCTCCAAAAAGGAAGCGCCGGGACAGGCGTCCGCAACGTTGCCGCCCTCTGTGGGCAAAACGTCGGCCGAGGCCACCTCGGGCAGCGGCGGCTCCAGTGGCTCGGGGAGCTCCGGCAATTCCACCGCAACTTCGGGGATCACCTCCAACGATTTCCTGACGCTGCTGGTTGCGGAGATGAAGAATCAGGACCCCACTTCGAACACGGACCCGAATCAGTACATCGATCAATTGGTACAGGTGAACAGCCTGCAGCAGCTGATCTCCATCAATCAGGAGCTTGCGCCGTCGAGCAGTACGCAGAGTTCCGGCTCGGGCTCAGGTTCCGGCTCGGGCGCATCCACCCCGCCAGTGGCCGCCTCGCAACCGGCTCGGACTCCGGCGGTTTCTGCGGGCGCAGGGCTGGCCGCGCGGCGCGGCGTGCCGTCCGGGGCGGTCTCAGCGCAAGCACAGATTGCGGCCAGCGCCGCGCGGGTCGCCCAGGCATTGACTCCCCCGGCCGATGCCGCCGGAGCGTCCGATTCGGGCAATACGAATGCCTCGCAGATACGAAAGTTTTCTCTGGCGGCCCGGGGTGGGCTTGCCATGCAGCCGTAG